A region of Veillonellaceae bacterium DNA encodes the following proteins:
- the infC gene encoding translation initiation factor IF-3, translated as MKRIGKELSINEEIRAREVRVVSDANEQLGIMTLHEAISLAEEKGLDLVEVAPNGHPPVCRIMNYGKYRYEQQKRDKEAKKKQKVFQIKEVKLRPNIEDHDFFVKLKNAQRFLLDGNKVKVTIMFRGREMTHPELGQDVLDRFAKELGDSIVREKPPKMEGRNMTMIIAPKA; from the coding sequence GTGAAAAGAATAGGTAAGGAACTCAGTATCAATGAAGAAATACGGGCCAGAGAGGTTCGTGTTGTCAGCGATGCAAACGAACAGTTGGGGATCATGACGCTTCATGAAGCGATCAGTCTGGCTGAAGAAAAAGGCCTTGATCTCGTGGAAGTTGCTCCAAACGGGCATCCTCCAGTATGCCGTATCATGAATTACGGCAAATACAGATATGAACAGCAGAAACGTGATAAGGAAGCAAAAAAGAAACAGAAAGTTTTCCAGATAAAGGAAGTTAAGCTTCGTCCGAATATCGAAGACCATGATTTCTTTGTCAAATTAAAAAATGCACAACGCTTTTTGTTGGATGGTAATAAGGTTAAAGTTACCATTATGTTTCGGGGTAGAGAAATGACTCATCCTGAATTAGGTCAGGATGTTCTCGATCGCTTTGCAAAAGAGTTGGGAGACTCAATTGTTCGAGAAAAACCACCGAAAATGGAAGGGCGCAATATGACTATGATTATCGCCCCGAAAGCATAA
- the rpmI gene encoding 50S ribosomal protein L35, with the protein MPKMKTRRAAAKRFTETGSGQFKRNKAFKSHILEKKSPKRKRNFRKAALVSKSDYKRVAKLLPNG; encoded by the coding sequence ATGCCGAAAATGAAAACCCGTCGCGCTGCGGCAAAACGTTTTACAGAAACCGGATCCGGTCAGTTCAAGAGAAATAAAGCTTTCAAGAGCCACATTCTCGAAAAGAAGTCCCCGAAGAGAAAGAGAAATTTCAGAAAAGCAGCACTGGTTTCTAAGTCTGATTACAAACGTGTAGCAAAACTGCTGCCGAACGGCTAA
- the rplT gene encoding 50S ribosomal protein L20, with product MARVKSGVTAHARHKKILKLAKGYRGARHTQFRKANELVMKALYYARRDRRSKKREFRKLWIVRINAAARLNGLTYSKLIAGLTKAGIEVNRKMLSELAINDPAGFAKICDAAKNA from the coding sequence ATGGCAAGAGTAAAAAGCGGCGTTACCGCACATGCAAGACATAAGAAAATTCTGAAACTGGCTAAGGGTTATAGAGGTGCACGTCATACTCAGTTCAGAAAAGCAAATGAACTAGTTATGAAGGCTCTCTACTACGCAAGAAGAGACCGCAGATCCAAGAAGAGAGAATTCCGTAAGCTTTGGATCGTTCGTATCAATGCAGCAGCTCGTCTTAACGGCCTGACCTACAGCAAACTGATTGCCGGACTTACAAAAGCTGGCATTGAAGTAAACCGCAAGATGCTGTCTGAACTCGCTATCAATGATCCTGCAGGCTTTGCAAAGATCTGCGATGCAGCTAAGAATGCTTAA
- the fba gene encoding class II fructose-1,6-bisphosphate aldolase, with protein sequence MPLVGTTEMFKKAYEGHYAIGAFNVNNMEIIQGIMEAAKAENSPVILQASEGARNYAGQEYIVGLVKIALQDYPEIPTALHLDHGSSFEICKACIDGGFSSVMYDGSKHPYEENVKITKQIVEYAHDKGVVVEAELGRLAGVEDLVSVDAKDAIFTDPDQAAEFVELTGCDSLAIAIGTSHGAYKYKGDPYLDYDRLEKVGKLLPNYPIVLHGASTVIPEFVEQCNAYGGKVLGAKGVPEDMLRKAATMAVCKINIDTDIRLAMTSAIRKALAEDPSNFDPRGYLKPAREAVKQMVMHKIEAVLGSANTI encoded by the coding sequence ATGCCGCTCGTAGGAACAACTGAAATGTTCAAAAAAGCATATGAAGGACACTATGCAATAGGCGCTTTTAACGTCAACAACATGGAAATCATCCAGGGAATTATGGAAGCCGCTAAAGCGGAGAATTCACCAGTCATTCTTCAGGCTTCTGAAGGAGCACGTAATTATGCTGGCCAGGAATATATTGTCGGCCTTGTAAAAATTGCCCTTCAGGATTATCCTGAGATCCCGACTGCACTTCATCTGGATCATGGTTCTTCCTTTGAAATTTGCAAAGCTTGCATTGATGGCGGATTCTCTTCTGTCATGTATGATGGTTCAAAACATCCATATGAGGAAAATGTTAAAATCACAAAACAAATCGTGGAATATGCTCACGATAAAGGTGTTGTTGTTGAAGCAGAATTAGGAAGACTGGCAGGCGTAGAAGACCTGGTAAGTGTAGATGCCAAAGATGCAATTTTCACTGATCCGGATCAGGCAGCTGAATTCGTTGAACTGACCGGATGTGATTCCCTTGCTATTGCAATCGGTACAAGCCATGGCGCGTATAAATACAAGGGCGACCCCTATCTGGATTATGACCGCCTGGAAAAGGTTGGAAAACTTCTGCCGAATTATCCGATCGTTCTTCACGGTGCATCCACAGTTATTCCAGAATTTGTTGAACAGTGCAATGCTTACGGCGGAAAAGTGCTTGGCGCTAAGGGTGTTCCTGAAGATATGCTGAGAAAAGCTGCTACTATGGCTGTATGCAAAATTAATATCGACACAGACATTCGTCTTGCGATGACAAGTGCCATCAGGAAAGCACTTGCCGAAGACCCGTCTAACTTTGACCCGCGCGGATACCTGAAGCCAGCACGTGAAGCTGTCAAGCAGATGGTCATGCATAAGATTGAAGCTGTCCTCGGTTCCGCAAATACGATTTAA
- a CDS encoding YajQ family cyclic di-GMP-binding protein: protein MAKDYSFDVVCRTDMQEVANAVNQASKEIGTRYDFKGSKSSVTLDDGHITLIGDDDFKLRLVREIINGKLVKRGISLKNLKEQKKEAAAGGTVRQVLELQNGISSELAKEIVKEVKGSKIKVAAKINGDEVRVTGKDKDDLQACIAFLKKLDLPADLQFVNYR, encoded by the coding sequence ATGGCAAAGGATTATTCATTCGATGTTGTTTGCCGCACAGATATGCAGGAAGTTGCTAATGCGGTCAATCAGGCATCCAAGGAAATAGGTACAAGGTACGATTTCAAGGGGAGCAAAAGCTCAGTCACTTTAGATGACGGCCATATTACTTTGATCGGTGATGATGATTTCAAGTTGAGATTAGTCAGGGAAATCATTAATGGCAAACTTGTTAAGAGAGGCATTTCTCTGAAAAATTTAAAGGAACAGAAAAAGGAAGCTGCTGCCGGGGGAACTGTACGTCAAGTACTTGAACTCCAAAATGGAATCTCATCAGAGCTTGCGAAAGAAATCGTCAAAGAGGTCAAAGGTTCTAAAATTAAAGTCGCTGCTAAAATTAACGGTGATGAAGTACGTGTAACCGGGAAGGATAAAGACGATCTCCAGGCATGCATTGCCTTTTTGAAGAAGCTGGATCTTCCGGCTGATTTGCAGTTTGTTAACTATAGATAA
- the cbiD gene encoding cobalt-precorrin-5B (C(1))-methyltransferase CbiD: MTPEEMIGRTLREGHTTGATAAGAMKAAILAIRGEFPKQVSVLSPQRKEIVIPVESASAEGTVGTATCLKDAGDDLDCTNGTPIVVTVELTDTKGMELKAGKGVGIVTRPGLQVKIGKPAINPGPQIMLRYVFEELIGKDKGCIVTVSIPKGEELAKQTLNPAIGIKGGISVLGTTGIVKPMSEDAYKRSLAPQIPVVWADGYRTAVLCPGRIGENAAKIMGIPEGAIVETSNFIGFMMEQCIARGFEKMILVGHMGKLVKVASGSFHTYNRNSDGRMETMAAYAAANGASKEVVREILDCNTTDGAAIIIHREHLDMIYSQMAERAQVRSERYIFGKSRVGVIFAAMDGTIQAVSSHAKDILEEEGWNIH, translated from the coding sequence ATGACGCCAGAGGAAATGATAGGTAGAACGTTAAGGGAAGGCCATACGACAGGAGCTACAGCTGCTGGAGCGATGAAGGCCGCGATTCTTGCCATCAGAGGAGAATTTCCGAAGCAAGTATCAGTATTATCCCCACAAAGGAAAGAAATAGTAATTCCTGTTGAATCTGCATCCGCAGAGGGAACTGTCGGCACGGCTACTTGTCTCAAGGATGCCGGAGATGATCTGGACTGCACGAATGGCACTCCCATTGTTGTTACTGTTGAACTGACTGACACCAAGGGTATGGAACTGAAGGCAGGAAAAGGAGTCGGTATAGTAACAAGACCTGGTCTCCAGGTAAAGATAGGAAAGCCTGCAATCAATCCGGGCCCCCAGATCATGCTCCGCTATGTTTTCGAAGAATTAATCGGAAAAGATAAGGGATGCATAGTTACTGTATCTATCCCGAAAGGGGAAGAACTGGCAAAGCAGACTTTAAACCCTGCCATCGGCATTAAGGGTGGAATCTCTGTGCTCGGAACAACAGGGATTGTAAAACCGATGAGTGAAGATGCGTATAAGAGATCTTTAGCTCCGCAAATACCTGTTGTCTGGGCAGATGGATACAGGACGGCTGTGCTCTGTCCGGGACGCATTGGTGAAAATGCTGCTAAAATAATGGGGATTCCGGAAGGTGCTATTGTTGAAACCAGCAACTTCATTGGATTTATGATGGAGCAGTGCATTGCACGAGGCTTTGAAAAGATGATCCTTGTGGGTCATATGGGAAAATTGGTCAAGGTCGCATCAGGCAGTTTCCACACATATAATCGAAACAGTGACGGAAGAATGGAAACGATGGCTGCATATGCAGCTGCAAACGGGGCATCAAAAGAAGTCGTACGTGAAATTTTAGACTGCAATACAACGGATGGTGCAGCAATTATTATTCACAGAGAACATCTTGATATGATTTATTCACAGATGGCAGAAAGAGCTCAGGTAAGATCCGAACGCTATATTTTTGGGAAATCAAGAGTGGGTGTCATATTCGCCGCGATGGATGGAACCATTCAGGCAGTCAGCTCGCATGCTAAAGATATATTGGAGGAAGAGGGATGGAACATACATTGA
- the cbiE gene encoding precorrin-6y C5,15-methyltransferase (decarboxylating) subunit CbiE, which translates to MEHTLIVAGIGPGGKDFILPKALTAIKRAHYLVGGHRALSDYASANQETYAVTGKLAPLAQWIKNALSKDDVVVMVSGDPGYYSLLPWLKKQFPDCPVTVIPGISSVQAAYCALAQSWQGGEWLSFHGRVPDDDKLVFSKGKKLSFLTDGVHNPAFIARYLMDKGWPGDTPSSACEHLSYDNQHIVTSTLSEIAKLDGFEESVMVVG; encoded by the coding sequence ATGGAACATACATTGATTGTTGCAGGTATAGGGCCGGGGGGAAAAGATTTTATTCTTCCCAAAGCTTTGACTGCAATAAAACGTGCTCATTACCTCGTCGGAGGTCACAGGGCACTTTCTGATTATGCATCTGCCAATCAGGAAACTTATGCTGTTACGGGTAAACTCGCGCCTCTTGCGCAGTGGATTAAAAATGCCCTTAGCAAGGATGATGTAGTTGTTATGGTCAGTGGTGATCCGGGATACTATAGTCTCCTGCCCTGGCTGAAGAAACAGTTTCCGGATTGCCCGGTAACTGTTATTCCTGGAATATCTTCTGTGCAGGCTGCCTATTGCGCCTTGGCGCAGTCTTGGCAGGGGGGTGAATGGCTGAGCTTTCATGGCCGTGTTCCGGATGATGACAAGCTGGTGTTCTCGAAAGGTAAAAAATTATCCTTTTTGACGGATGGGGTACATAATCCTGCTTTTATAGCCAGGTACCTTATGGATAAAGGCTGGCCGGGTGACACGCCCTCGTCTGCCTGCGAACATCTATCTTATGATAATCAGCACATTGTTACATCAACTTTGTCTGAAATTGCAAAGCTTGATGGATTTGAAGAATCTGTAATGGTGGTGGGATAA
- the cbiT gene encoding precorrin-6Y C5,15-methyltransferase (decarboxylating) subunit CbiT yields the protein MATFGIDDSEFIRGKVPMTKAEIRAMVMVKAAIQNEDIVADIGAGTGSLTIEAALCAKSGKVFAIEKNPEGIQLIKQNAEKFGCSNIVAIEGSAPDAMDGLPALDVIIIGGTSGNMHKILDNAEALLKKSGRIVLTAVTAETTGEVVREFKDRPFKFEGFQMQINRLRKLGRYHLFDPQSPVFIFTATKI from the coding sequence ATGGCGACTTTTGGAATTGATGATTCAGAATTTATACGTGGGAAAGTACCTATGACAAAAGCTGAAATCAGGGCAATGGTCATGGTTAAAGCTGCTATTCAGAATGAGGATATTGTTGCTGATATTGGAGCAGGAACCGGCTCACTTACCATAGAAGCAGCTTTATGCGCAAAGTCCGGCAAGGTCTTTGCGATTGAAAAGAATCCTGAAGGAATTCAGTTAATTAAGCAGAATGCAGAAAAATTCGGCTGCTCAAATATCGTCGCGATTGAAGGCAGCGCACCTGATGCGATGGATGGACTTCCAGCTCTTGATGTAATTATCATAGGCGGAACCAGCGGAAACATGCATAAAATATTGGATAATGCGGAAGCCCTGTTGAAAAAGAGTGGAAGAATTGTACTGACCGCGGTCACAGCTGAAACTACGGGTGAAGTTGTCAGAGAGTTCAAAGACCGCCCCTTTAAGTTTGAAGGGTTCCAGATGCAGATTAATCGTCTGCGCAAGTTAGGGAGATATCATCTGTTTGATCCGCAGAGTCCAGTTTTTATATTTACAGCAACTAAAATTTGA
- the cobM gene encoding precorrin-4 C(11)-methyltransferase — protein sequence MLGKLYFIGAGPGDPELITVKGKRIISEADVIIYAGSLVNPEVLNCRKNDAAVYNSAEMNLDEVLKVELESLAKGLEVARVHTGDPAIYGAIQEQMDGLRAAGIKEEQFEVIPGVSSFLATAAALKQEYTLPSISQTVIITRMEGRTPVPPKEKLASLAAHQATMCIFLSVQAIDKVMSTLKEGGYPGDTPVAIVSRASWPDQRIFRGTIDTIADILHKAGVVRQAMIVVGKVLDTDYELSKLYDSKFTTMFRKGTED from the coding sequence ATGTTAGGGAAACTTTACTTTATCGGTGCCGGTCCGGGAGATCCGGAATTAATTACGGTTAAGGGAAAAAGAATCATTTCTGAAGCAGATGTTATCATCTATGCAGGTTCTCTGGTTAATCCGGAAGTATTGAACTGCAGGAAAAATGATGCTGCTGTTTATAACAGTGCAGAAATGAATCTGGACGAAGTATTGAAAGTTGAATTGGAATCTTTGGCTAAGGGACTCGAAGTAGCTCGTGTCCATACAGGTGATCCGGCTATTTATGGCGCAATCCAGGAGCAGATGGATGGTCTTCGTGCTGCCGGTATCAAAGAAGAGCAGTTTGAAGTCATTCCCGGAGTCAGCTCCTTCCTTGCAACGGCAGCTGCCTTAAAGCAGGAATATACACTGCCTTCCATTTCCCAGACGGTTATTATTACCCGTATGGAAGGAAGAACACCAGTGCCGCCAAAGGAGAAATTAGCTTCTTTGGCGGCCCATCAGGCAACAATGTGCATTTTCCTTTCTGTTCAGGCAATTGATAAAGTAATGAGTACTCTTAAAGAAGGCGGCTACCCGGGAGATACACCTGTGGCTATCGTATCCAGAGCCAGCTGGCCTGACCAGAGAATTTTCCGTGGTACGATTGATACAATTGCTGATATCCTTCATAAAGCAGGGGTTGTCAGACAGGCAATGATTGTCGTTGGCAAAGTTCTCGACACGGACTATGAACTTTCCAAATTGTATGACAGCAAATTTACCACGATGTTCCGCAAAGGGACTGAAGACTAA
- a CDS encoding cobalt-precorrin 5A hydrolase: MKYAIVSVSRTGAQLGVKVKAGISGDGTLYERAGSESGQEAVYFKRTMDLITEIFALYDGIIFIMASGIAVRAIAPHVVSKASDPAVLVMDECGIHCISLLSGHLGGANEWAREIAAATGAEAVITTATDVHGHKAPDDISRELMMRVEPLQALKPVNSLIAEGKEFAWFLGTEITNADIIQDKLAKLGIKCSSTNSLSETNYEGCAVISEQNFDISKPHVYLRPKNLFIGIGCKRGTPEKNIYDAYQDCLKKIGACEYQVVSLASVDVKSDEKGLLDFAGHMNLPIHFYRPEELKIIADEYQLEKSSFVEKTIGVGNVCQSAALMESARGRTILPKTKYAGVTMAVAMGLSTLSE; encoded by the coding sequence ATGAAATATGCAATTGTTTCTGTTTCACGGACTGGTGCCCAATTAGGTGTAAAAGTCAAAGCAGGGATCTCCGGTGATGGAACTCTGTACGAAAGAGCAGGATCAGAAAGCGGCCAGGAAGCTGTTTATTTCAAGAGGACAATGGATCTCATTACTGAAATATTCGCGCTTTATGATGGCATCATTTTCATCATGGCATCTGGGATTGCAGTGAGAGCCATAGCGCCCCATGTGGTCAGCAAAGCGAGTGACCCTGCAGTCCTGGTTATGGATGAGTGTGGAATTCACTGCATTTCATTATTGTCCGGTCATTTAGGCGGAGCCAATGAGTGGGCAAGAGAAATAGCTGCAGCAACTGGTGCTGAAGCTGTCATAACTACGGCAACTGATGTTCACGGACATAAGGCTCCAGATGATATTTCCCGCGAATTAATGATGAGAGTCGAGCCATTGCAGGCATTAAAGCCTGTGAATAGTTTAATTGCCGAAGGGAAAGAATTTGCATGGTTCCTGGGCACAGAAATAACGAATGCAGATATTATTCAGGATAAATTAGCAAAGCTTGGAATAAAGTGCTCAAGTACAAATAGTCTCTCTGAAACAAACTATGAAGGCTGTGCGGTTATATCTGAGCAAAATTTCGATATATCCAAGCCGCATGTTTATTTGCGCCCCAAGAACTTATTCATTGGGATAGGGTGTAAACGCGGTACGCCTGAGAAGAATATATACGATGCCTATCAAGATTGCTTGAAAAAGATAGGAGCTTGTGAATATCAGGTGGTTTCTCTTGCCAGTGTAGATGTAAAATCAGACGAAAAGGGACTGCTTGACTTTGCCGGGCACATGAATTTACCTATACATTTTTATAGACCAGAAGAATTAAAAATAATCGCAGATGAATATCAGTTAGAAAAATCATCATTCGTAGAAAAAACAATAGGAGTTGGAAACGTATGTCAATCAGCAGCACTAATGGAATCAGCAAGGGGCCGAACAATTCTTCCGAAAACAAAGTATGCGGGAGTAACAATGGCAGTGGCCATGGGATTATCTACGTTATCGGAATAG
- the cobJ gene encoding precorrin-3B C(17)-methyltransferase — translation MTPRAVEALEQSDIIVGYNTYIALIKDLIGDKEVVGNGMRQEVDRCQKAVDLAVEGNKVAVVSSGDPGVYGMAGLVLELIQKVDAQKRPECIVIPGLTAANTSAAALGAPLMHDYAVISLSDLMTPWEQIKKRADLAAQGDFVIALYNPKSRGRATYLDQIRDIVMKYRKPETPVGIVRKAGRPGMNWTITNLEKLPNEDVDMQSTVIIGNSNTYVADGKMITPRGYKL, via the coding sequence ATGACACCAAGAGCTGTCGAAGCACTTGAGCAGTCGGACATCATTGTCGGGTACAATACTTATATTGCTCTTATAAAAGATCTCATCGGTGACAAAGAAGTAGTTGGCAATGGCATGCGCCAGGAAGTAGACCGCTGCCAGAAAGCTGTTGATCTGGCCGTTGAAGGTAATAAAGTTGCAGTTGTTTCTTCCGGAGATCCGGGCGTTTATGGTATGGCCGGACTGGTTTTGGAACTTATTCAGAAAGTAGATGCACAGAAGAGACCAGAGTGCATTGTCATTCCAGGCCTTACTGCTGCGAATACTTCTGCAGCTGCCTTAGGTGCTCCTCTCATGCACGATTATGCTGTTATCAGTCTTTCTGATCTTATGACACCATGGGAACAGATTAAAAAGAGAGCTGATTTAGCTGCTCAGGGTGATTTTGTTATTGCCCTTTACAATCCTAAGAGCCGTGGCCGTGCGACCTACCTGGATCAGATCAGAGATATTGTTATGAAATATCGCAAACCTGAAACTCCTGTAGGTATTGTCCGCAAGGCAGGCCGTCCGGGAATGAATTGGACAATTACGAATCTTGAGAAGCTTCCCAATGAAGATGTAGATATGCAGTCGACTGTTATTATTGGAAACAGCAATACCTACGTAGCTGATGGCAAAATGATTACTCCAAGGGGGTATAAGCTTTGA
- the cobK gene encoding precorrin-6A reductase has translation MIWIISGTQDGREIGAELADRENLKKPDERKGILMTVVSQYGKVLAEHTGIDIEVGRFTKPDMIRIIHDKDIELIIDASHPYAAIVSETAFNACKETGIQYVRYERPEIPLPDYDKLYVVKDENEAAELAGRLGNSILLTTGSKTLSTFIKSKALEGKEIWARVLPTSGVVKMCEELGMKAKNILAVQGPFSYEMNMAMIHDYKADVLITKNSGLVGGSDKKLEAAMSAGIAVIVIEKPKSVLTGVPVFNNAQDVLSYMEDHYGFYKEPKSN, from the coding sequence TTGATTTGGATTATTTCCGGAACTCAGGACGGACGAGAGATTGGCGCCGAACTTGCGGATCGCGAAAATTTAAAGAAACCAGATGAACGAAAGGGTATCCTTATGACGGTTGTAAGCCAGTATGGTAAAGTTCTGGCCGAACATACCGGAATCGATATAGAAGTTGGACGTTTCACGAAGCCTGATATGATCCGTATTATTCATGATAAAGATATCGAATTGATTATAGATGCCAGCCATCCTTATGCAGCCATTGTCTCTGAAACTGCTTTCAACGCATGCAAGGAAACTGGTATCCAGTATGTTCGTTACGAAAGACCTGAAATTCCTCTGCCGGATTACGATAAACTTTATGTAGTAAAAGACGAAAATGAGGCAGCCGAACTGGCCGGACGTTTGGGAAACAGCATTCTTCTTACGACAGGTTCCAAGACACTCAGCACATTTATTAAATCCAAAGCCCTTGAAGGCAAAGAAATATGGGCGAGAGTACTTCCTACTTCCGGTGTAGTCAAAATGTGCGAAGAACTCGGAATGAAAGCTAAAAATATCCTGGCTGTGCAGGGGCCTTTCTCCTACGAAATGAACATGGCAATGATTCATGATTATAAAGCGGATGTTCTGATTACCAAGAATAGCGGATTGGTGGGTGGCAGTGATAAAAAACTTGAAGCTGCTATGAGTGCAGGCATTGCCGTTATTGTTATCGAAAAACCGAAATCTGTGCTGACAGGGGTGCCTGTTTTTAACAATGCACAGGATGTGTTAAGTTATATGGAGGATCACTATGGATTTTATAAAGAACCCAAGAGCAATTGA
- a CDS encoding precorrin-8X methylmutase — MDFIKNPRAIEEKSMDLIDPFISDIDLTEEEVTVYSRMIHASGDVDYGHLIRTSENAVEEGIKALAKGCNIYCDVNMVKAGINKNALKVLGSEVFCRISDPEIAKIAKEKNIARSMAAMNSFGTDLNGAIIAVGNAPTALYEAIRMTLEDGIKPALIIGIPVGFVGAADSKEQLIRKAPCPYITVRGTKGGSSIVASCVNALMYNLVKRDNMLYVEGKKK; from the coding sequence ATGGATTTTATAAAGAACCCAAGAGCAATTGAAGAAAAGAGTATGGATTTGATTGATCCGTTTATCTCTGATATTGATTTAACCGAGGAAGAGGTTACTGTTTATTCCCGTATGATTCATGCATCTGGAGATGTAGACTACGGCCATCTTATTCGTACAAGCGAAAATGCTGTAGAAGAGGGGATCAAAGCTTTAGCTAAAGGATGCAATATCTATTGCGATGTTAATATGGTCAAAGCAGGTATTAATAAGAATGCGCTGAAAGTTTTGGGTAGTGAAGTTTTCTGCCGCATTTCAGATCCGGAAATCGCTAAAATCGCAAAAGAAAAGAACATTGCCCGCTCCATGGCTGCAATGAATTCTTTCGGAACTGATTTGAATGGTGCTATTATTGCTGTTGGCAATGCTCCGACGGCACTTTATGAAGCAATCCGAATGACACTGGAAGATGGAATTAAACCAGCGCTGATTATCGGCATCCCGGTTGGCTTTGTGGGAGCTGCTGATTCCAAGGAACAGTTAATCAGGAAAGCTCCGTGTCCCTATATTACAGTAAGAGGCACAAAAGGCGGAAGTTCTATCGTAGCTTCCTGCGTCAATGCTCTTATGTACAATCTGGTAAAACGCGATAATATGCTTTATGTAGAAGGCAAAAAGAAATAA
- a CDS encoding iron ABC transporter permease has translation MLIILFFTGFTVFAMIASLAWGSVDISFSTIVHTLLGNVQTTDEMVIWNIRFPRNIVGALVGANLAVSGAILQAVMKNPLADPGIVGVSSGAGLAGVIMLIFMPEASMLLTPVAFVGAMLSAAAVYALAWKNGIRPTRIILAGVAVSAFLGSGISALLVFYSDKVQGALLWMVGGLSARSWPQVETLFPYTILGLVLALAGCKALTILSLGDETARGLGVPVERVRFSMTAVAALLAAGAVSVAGLIGFVGLVVPHIVRLIIGTDYKYVILGSAILGAGVLVFCDTLGRVAFSPIEIPAGIIMAFLGAPFFLYLLRRSS, from the coding sequence ATTCTAATCATTCTTTTTTTTACAGGGTTTACCGTATTTGCGATGATAGCAAGCCTTGCATGGGGTTCGGTAGATATTTCTTTCTCAACCATTGTTCACACTCTTTTGGGAAACGTTCAGACTACTGACGAAATGGTAATATGGAATATCCGATTTCCTCGGAATATTGTCGGAGCTCTTGTTGGTGCAAATTTAGCTGTCTCCGGGGCGATATTACAGGCTGTTATGAAAAACCCCCTTGCTGACCCTGGTATTGTCGGTGTTTCAAGCGGCGCTGGGTTAGCAGGTGTCATCATGCTGATATTTATGCCAGAGGCCTCTATGCTTTTAACCCCGGTCGCTTTTGTCGGAGCGATGCTTTCAGCTGCTGCCGTGTATGCACTGGCCTGGAAAAATGGAATCCGTCCGACACGAATTATATTGGCTGGTGTTGCGGTTAGTGCTTTCTTGGGAAGTGGAATATCTGCATTATTAGTTTTTTATTCTGATAAAGTACAGGGAGCGCTTCTATGGATGGTTGGCGGTTTATCTGCAAGAAGCTGGCCTCAGGTGGAGACACTCTTCCCTTACACGATACTAGGTCTTGTTCTTGCCTTGGCAGGATGCAAAGCTTTGACAATCCTGAGCCTCGGTGATGAAACAGCCAGAGGACTTGGAGTGCCTGTAGAGCGTGTGCGTTTTTCTATGACTGCGGTTGCAGCCCTTCTGGCAGCAGGTGCGGTCAGTGTAGCCGGCCTGATTGGCTTTGTTGGTCTGGTGGTTCCGCACATTGTCAGATTAATCATCGGGACTGATTATAAGTATGTTATTCTAGGCTCGGCAATCTTAGGAGCCGGTGTCTTAGTATTCTGTGATACTCTTGGACGTGTTGCCTTCTCTCCGATAGAGATACCCGCCGGAATTATTATGGCCTTTTTGGGAGCTCCATTTTTCCTGTACCTGCTTAGGAGGAGTTCATGA